A stretch of the Cyanobacterium stanieri LEGE 03274 genome encodes the following:
- the ilvN gene encoding acetolactate synthase small subunit → MKHTISVLVEDEAGVLTRIAGLFARRGFNIESLAVGPTEQVGVSRIIMVVPGDDDTIEQLTKQLHKLINVIKVTDITKIPCVERELMLVKVSTNSANRGELLQVAQVFRARVVDIAEDSLTLEVVGDPGKMVAIISMVSKFGIKEISRTGKIALTRESGVNTEYLKSLETKV, encoded by the coding sequence ATGAAGCATACCATTTCTGTCCTAGTAGAAGATGAAGCAGGAGTATTAACCAGAATAGCAGGATTATTTGCCAGACGTGGTTTTAACATAGAAAGTCTAGCAGTAGGCCCCACCGAACAAGTCGGAGTATCAAGAATTATCATGGTAGTGCCGGGAGATGACGACACCATCGAACAACTAACCAAACAACTCCACAAATTAATCAACGTCATCAAAGTTACTGACATAACCAAAATTCCCTGTGTAGAAAGAGAATTAATGTTAGTCAAAGTTAGCACCAACAGCGCCAACAGAGGTGAACTACTACAAGTTGCCCAAGTATTTAGAGCCAGAGTAGTAGATATAGCAGAAGATAGCTTAACCCTAGAAGTAGTAGGAGATCCGGGCAAAATGGTAGCCATCATTTCCATGGTAAGTAAATTTGGCATCAAAGAAATTTCTCGCACAGGGAAAATTGCTCTCACAAGGGAATCAGGGGTAAATACAGAGTATTTAAAATCATTAGAAACAAAAGTTTAA
- the glnA gene encoding type I glutamate--ammonia ligase — translation MAKTPQEVLQMIKDNGIKMIDLKFIDLPGTWQHCTFYYDQIDETAFTDGVPFDGSSIRGWKAINDSDMAMVPDPNTAWIDPFYKEPTLSMICRIKEPRTGEWYSRDPRSIAYKALDYLASTGLGDTAYFGPEAEFFLFDDVRFDQTENKGYYYVDSVEGRWNSGREEEGGNLGYKPGYKQGYFPVAPTDTMQDIRTEMLLTMADCGVPIEKHHHEVATGGQNELGFKFGTLVEAADHLMTYKYVIKNVAKKYGKSATFMPKPLFNDNGSGMHTHQSIWNEGKPLFAGDQYAGLSEMALYYIGGILKHAPALLAFTNPTTNSYKRLVPGFEAPVNLAYSQGNRSASVRIPLSGDNPKAKRLEFRCPDATSNPYLAFAAMLCAGIDGIKNKIHPGEPLDVDIYDLSPEELSKIPSTPASLEGALEALEKDHAFLIDSGVFTMEFIENWIEYKLDNEVNPLRLRPHPYEFALYYDV, via the coding sequence ATGGCTAAAACCCCCCAAGAAGTCTTACAAATGATCAAAGACAATGGGATCAAAATGATCGATCTCAAATTCATCGATCTACCCGGCACATGGCAACACTGCACATTTTATTATGATCAAATAGACGAAACCGCCTTCACCGACGGTGTACCCTTTGACGGTTCCAGTATTCGTGGTTGGAAAGCCATTAATGACTCCGATATGGCCATGGTACCCGATCCAAACACCGCATGGATCGATCCTTTTTACAAAGAACCTACCCTGAGCATGATTTGCCGTATCAAAGAACCTCGCACGGGGGAATGGTACTCCAGAGATCCTCGCAGTATTGCTTACAAAGCCTTGGATTACCTTGCTTCCACTGGTTTGGGTGATACCGCTTACTTTGGGCCTGAAGCAGAATTTTTCCTCTTTGACGACGTTAGATTTGACCAAACCGAAAATAAAGGTTACTACTATGTAGATAGCGTAGAAGGGCGCTGGAACTCTGGTAGGGAAGAAGAAGGGGGCAACTTAGGTTATAAACCAGGTTACAAACAGGGATATTTCCCCGTAGCACCTACCGACACCATGCAAGACATTCGTACCGAAATGTTATTAACCATGGCTGATTGTGGTGTACCCATCGAAAAACACCATCACGAAGTGGCCACTGGGGGACAAAATGAATTAGGTTTCAAATTTGGTACTTTAGTAGAAGCGGCTGACCATTTGATGACCTATAAATATGTTATCAAGAACGTAGCCAAAAAATATGGTAAGAGTGCCACTTTCATGCCCAAACCTTTATTTAATGATAATGGTTCTGGGATGCACACCCACCAATCTATCTGGAATGAGGGCAAACCCTTATTTGCAGGGGATCAATATGCAGGATTGAGCGAAATGGCTCTCTACTACATCGGTGGTATCCTCAAACACGCTCCCGCTTTACTTGCTTTTACTAACCCCACCACCAACTCTTATAAACGTCTTGTACCGGGTTTTGAAGCCCCTGTAAACTTGGCTTATTCCCAAGGAAACCGCTCTGCTTCTGTGCGTATTCCTTTATCAGGAGATAACCCCAAAGCCAAGCGTTTAGAATTCCGTTGTCCTGACGCTACCAGTAACCCTTATCTTGCTTTTGCGGCGATGCTTTGTGCAGGGATTGATGGTATCAAGAATAAAATTCACCCTGGAGAGCCTTTGGATGTGGATATTTATGATTTATCCCCCGAGGAGTTGAGTAAAATTCCTTCCACTCCTGCATCTTTAGAAGGTGCGCTCGAAGCCTTGGAAAAAGATCATGCTTTCTTGATTGATAGTGGTGTATTCACCATGGAATTTATCGAAAATTGGATCGAGTACAAATTAGATAATGAGGTTAACCCCTTACGTCTTCGTCCTCACCCCTATGAGTTCGCTTTATACTATGATGTATAA
- a CDS encoding hemolysin family protein, with amino-acid sequence MLTLLLVVVIVLLGSAFCSLTETVLLSVSEIRVKQWAQSKKAPALALLKIKQKINRPIASIVILNNIFNIVGSIIIGGTVTQELGDKWLGLFSGLLTFLIIIFGEILPKTLGQRYAEPLSLSLAIPVKYITFILTPIVWVLEKVTQPLTKGQVLPTTNETEIRFLTRIGKTEGVIEPDEAEMIHRVFHLNDLSASDLMTPRILLTYVKGDLTLGECQDFIINSEHTRILIIDDTIDNVIGTALKQELLTAIIEGKKDQTIAQLARPANFVPETMRADYLLKKFQNIRQHLVVVIDEYGGVAGVVSLEDVLEVLTGDIVDETDKTINLQEIARKKRERLLVSKGLMDS; translated from the coding sequence ATGCTGACTCTCCTACTCGTTGTTGTCATAGTCTTACTAGGGTCGGCATTTTGTTCCCTTACTGAAACAGTATTATTATCCGTATCCGAAATTAGGGTAAAACAATGGGCCCAATCAAAAAAAGCCCCTGCCCTAGCCCTATTAAAAATTAAACAAAAAATTAACCGTCCTATCGCTAGTATAGTAATCTTAAACAATATTTTTAATATTGTCGGTAGTATCATTATCGGTGGCACCGTAACCCAAGAACTAGGCGATAAATGGTTAGGTTTATTTTCAGGACTTTTAACCTTCCTCATCATTATCTTTGGGGAAATCTTACCTAAAACCCTAGGACAAAGATATGCTGAACCATTATCCCTATCTTTAGCCATACCTGTCAAATACATTACCTTCATTCTCACCCCCATTGTTTGGGTATTAGAAAAAGTTACTCAACCCTTAACAAAAGGGCAGGTTTTACCCACCACCAACGAAACAGAAATCAGATTTTTAACCCGCATCGGTAAAACAGAAGGAGTAATCGAACCTGATGAAGCGGAAATGATACATCGAGTTTTTCATCTCAATGATTTATCGGCATCGGATTTAATGACTCCTCGAATTTTATTGACTTACGTTAAAGGAGATTTAACACTAGGAGAATGCCAAGATTTTATTATTAATTCAGAACATACCCGCATTTTAATCATTGATGACACCATTGATAATGTCATCGGTACGGCTTTAAAACAAGAGCTTTTGACGGCAATTATTGAGGGTAAAAAAGATCAAACCATTGCCCAGTTAGCGCGCCCGGCAAATTTTGTTCCTGAAACCATGAGGGCTGATTATTTGCTCAAAAAATTCCAGAATATCAGACAACATTTAGTGGTGGTAATTGATGAATATGGAGGGGTTGCGGGGGTTGTTTCCTTAGAGGATGTGTTGGAGGTGTTGACAGGGGATATTGTGGATGAAACGGATAAAACTATTAATTTACAGGAAATCGCTCGGAAGAAAAGAGAGCGATTATTAGTTTCTAAGGGGTTAATGGATAGTTAG